ACTGGGCTGCGGCCTGTCTCTTGGAAGGGAAGGTCCCAGCATTCAGCTTGGCTCCATGGCGGCCAAAGGGTTATCCCGTCTGACAGGGAGAGCTAAAACAGAGGAAAAGCTGCTTATCACCTGCGGGGCCAGTGCAGGCCTTTCAGCCGCTTTTAACGCTCCCATAGCAGGCGTTCTGTTTTCTCTGGAAGAGATTCATAAACATTTCTCACCGGAGGTGCTGCTCTCTACCATGGCCGCCTCCATCACAGCGGATTTTGTATCCAAAAATGTCTTTGGGCTGCAGCCTGTTTTTAACTTCCAGATCACGAAGATGATCCCTTTGAATGCCTATGGACATGTTATAGTTTTGGGTGTGATCATGGGAGCGCTGGGCGTGGTTTATAACACCTGCCTTTCAGGAACACAGGATTTGTACCAGAAACTGCCTTGTCAGGCAGCAAAGCTTATCATCCCGTTTTTATTGGCCGGAGTGTTTGGTTTTACCTATCCTTATGTATTGGGCGGCGGTCATTCCCTTGTGGAGATCCTGACATCGGGAGAGATGATGCTTGGATCCTTGTGCCTGCTCCTGGTTTTGAAATTCTTTTTCTCCATGATAAGCTTTGGCTCCGGTGCTCCCGGAGGAATCTTTCTTCCCCTTCTGGTCCTGGGAGCTGTGATCGGAAACATTTATTTCTCTGCGGTGGGAATGGTGTCCGATTCCCTTAACGGGCTTCTTGGAAATTTTATTATACTGGGGATGGCAGGTTATTTTTCTGCCATAGTCCGGGCGCCTATTACAGGCATTATTCTGATCAGTGAAATGACCGGCTCTTATTCCCATCTGCTGACCTTGTCCATGGTGTCTCTGGCAGCATATGTGGTCCCGGATCTGGTCCATTGCGCACCGGTATACGACCAGCTTCTTCACCGCCTCCTTTCAAGGCTGAATCCGGATAAAATGTCACCGACCACAGGGGAGAAGGTTCTGGTAGAAGGCATGGTTTTCCATGGAAGCGAAGCTGAGGGCCGGAAGGTTTCTGAGATCCAGTGGCCCAGAACCTGTCTTTTGGTATCCTTAATGAGAGGAGAGGCTGAGTTTGTCCCCGGAGGGGAGACAAAGTTTGCAGCAGGAGATAAGATCCTGGTCCTGTGTGACGAAACTGTGCAGGGAGAGCTTCACCGGGTACTGCAGGCGGTGTGTGAGACTGTGAAAATGGGCCGGAAAGTTTAAAGGTACAGGAAGAATGCCATGTTTTAGGTTGACTTTTCCATTAAAAAAGACGTAAACTTAAGGAAATGGAAATTCAGGAGTCAAAACATGAAAAATCAGGCAGAGGAAAGCTACGATGAACTGGAACGCCGCCGCCGTGCCAGGGATCGCAACAGGAAACGAAAGAAAAAACAGAAAAGAAAGCGGTTGCTTTACATAGGGGCTGAGGTTCTTGTACTGGCTGTTGTTTTAGCAGGGATCCTATGGATCCTGGGCCAGATATTTTTTAGAAGTTACGTGGATTTAAAGAAGATTCCCATGCCGGAATGGGTTTTACAGGATCTCCTTGATCCCAATCCGTATTCAAGACCGGGAACGGAAATGAAGCGGGTGAATGAAATCGTCATTCATTATGTGGCGAATCCAGGGACAACAGCCAGTCAAAATATGAATTATTTCAACAGTCTCAAGGATCAGACCGGGGTTAAGAAAATTTCTGCCAGCAGCCATTTTATCATAGGGCTTGAAGGAGAAGTCCTTCAGGGAATTCCCATCTATGAGATGGCCTATTCCACATCAAAGGAAAAGAATGTGAACACAGTCTCCATCGAATGCTGCCATCCCGATGAGACTGGGAAGTTCAATGAAGCAACCTATGATTCTCTGGTAAAGCTGACGGCCTGGCTTTGTAAGAACCTGGGGCTTACGGAAAGGGATGTCATAAGGCATTATGATGCCACAGGAAAGGACTGCCCAAGGTATTTTGTAGCTCATGAGGATGAATGGAAGAAGTTCCTTTCGGATGTGAAGACGGCCAGAAAGCAGCCGGATGAAGGGGAAAGATAAGAAAAGAGGGGCTGTTGCACCAAATAATTCGTGCTCAGCCCCCTCCTCATCCCCACTTTATTCTCCGCCAAATAATTCATGGTCTATGATCCTTACTGCATCTGCGATGCAGTCATTGCAGGAACGAAGGACATTTCCGGTTTCCACGCCCTTTAAATCTTTACAGATCACGCTTTTGTTCTGTTCTTTAAAGTCTGACAGGCACTTTTTGGATGATTGGTGGGAGGCCCGCTTGGAATCCGGCCGGTCCAGATGGCCGGTACTATTCTTTAGCCCGGAGAGTATGGCAGCAGCCCCGATGGCTCCGCAGGTACCTTCCATGCTTCCCATACCAAGGCCCATGCCTTCCGTAAACCGGAACATGATCTCTTCGTCAATGCCTGTTTTATCACAGAAAGCACAGGAGACGGACTGTGCGCAATTATACCCCTTTGCATGCTTGTTTAGAGCTTCTTCCACTCTTTTTGACGTTGTGTCTGACATGTAATGATTCCTCCTGAAGTAGTGATATCCATTGCATTGCCCGGTCAGTTTTCGGTCCGGGCAGAGAGCAAACGGAATTTAAAAAATATGATGTGAAACAGAAAGCCTCCCAGACAGGTGGCAAACAGATAAACGGCATTTCCTATGGATATGCCGTATTTTAACGCAATTTCATGAAAAACTACCTGGGCCGACGGGTAATAGGGGGAAATGTAGAACATATCCGCCTGACCCAAAGGCTTTGCCGTCCGATTGATAACGGAAGCAATGATGCAGCAGATAAAAAACAGGGGAAGGGTCCGCACGAATCCCAGTAGCGAGGTATCGGAAAGACGGGAAAATGCGATGACCAGCCCTATAAAAATCAAAAGCAGATGCCAGACCAGGCCGTGAAGGGTTAAAAACCAGTAAGGATGAAAAAGCCCGGAGGGTTCTGCCAGTGCCATGATGCCGCCTAAAAGGTTAAAATCCTGCATAAAGGTGCATAGTACTCTTTGACTGTCCTTTGAAGGGACAAAGGGCAGGATAAGGCAGAAATACATGGGAAGGCTGCAAAGCTGAAATGGAAAATACCACCAGTTGTAGGTCTGTTCATTTACCACATAATATAAAAAAAGCTGTTTCCAGCATTCGGTGGCTGCCAGAAGCATGCCGCAGATAAAAAGCAGCCGGGGAAGCCTTGAACTTTTCATTTTTCTGGTGGTGTAATAAGCCAGAAATACCACAGAGGCAAGCCCTATGCCGATAAAAACAATGTGGAACAGGGAATAAGGGGCCGGCGGATTCATGGGCCACGCTGTTTTTTTAAGGAAATCCTTCATAAGCCGTTTCAGACCTTTCTTTCTTGCTCCCGATTAAGCGATATTATGAAAACAAAAAGCTGTTTTCATAATCGGATTGATGTAATCCATATTATATAGGATTGCCTGAAATCATGCAAGATAAATGAAAATACCGCAGAAAAAATAAGAATCTTCTTCTTATAAGTACTTGATTAATTTCGAAAATGCTATATAATGTATAACTGACACTTTATTTAATAATTATGCATATTTGTGCATATAAGAGGAGGAATCATTATGAAAAAGAATGTAATTGCTATGGCAGGTGTTGTATGCATGGCAGCTTTATTAACTGCCTGTGCGGGTTCCGGAACAAAGACAGAGACAACTGCTGCAGGGCAGAAAGAATCTGCAGAAAAGCTGGTTATGGTAACCAATGCAGAATTTCCGCCCTATGAATATTATGATAATAATGAAATTGTTGGAATTGATGCGGATATTGCAAGAGCAATCGCTGATAAGCTGGGTATGGAGCTGGAAATTCAGGATATGGCCTTTGATTCCCTGATCCCGGCTGTTCAGTCCGGTAAGGGGGATTTTACCGCTGCCGGTATGACCGTCAGCGAAGACCGCAAGAAAAATGTTGATTTTACCGATACTTATGCAGAAGCAGCCCAGGTAATCATTGTTAAGGAAGGCAGCGAGATCAAAACACCGGATGAATTAACGGGAAAGAAGATGGGCGTACAGACCGGCACCACCGGTGATATTTATGCAGAGGATATTGAGGATGCGGTGGTTCAGCGTTTTAATAAGGGAATGGAAGCAGTTATGGCTCTTTCTCAGGGCAAAATTGATGCAGTCATCATTGACCGCGAGCCTGCAAAGGTATTTGTAAAGGAAAATGCCGGATTGATGATCCTCGACGAAGCATTTACTGAAGAAGAATACGCCATTGCAATTAAAAAGGATAACAAAGAGCTGTTAGACAAGATGAACGGAGCCATTAAGGAATTAAAGGAATCCGGTGAATTGAAGAAGATCGTGGATAAATACATTACTGCGGAATAATAAAAAAGGAAGAGTGCCATGTGGGAAAAGCTAATAGATGATTTTTATCAGAATTTTATCGTGGATAACCGTTGGAGATACATTACCGGCGGTCTGCAAAACACGTTAAAGATCACGTTTTTTGCAGTTTTGATCGGTATTTTACTGGGATTTCTGGTTGCCGTCATACGATCAACCTATGAAAATACCCATAAGCTGAAAATACTAAATGCAGTCTGCAACGTTTATCTGACGGTGATCCGGGGTACGCCGGTGGTTGTACAGCTTATGATCGTATATTTTGTCATCTTTGCGACCACGAATCCTGGGGAGGTGCCTACGGCCATTCTGGCGTTTGGAATCAACTCTGGCGCCTATGTGGCAGAAATCTTCCGGAGCGGTATCAGCTCTATTGAAAAGGGACAGTTTGAGGCCGGCCGCAGCCTGGGCTTTAATTACGCTCAGACCATGTGGTACATCGTTATGCCCCAGGCCTTTAAAAATGTGGTACCTACCCTTGCGAATGAATTTATCGTACTTTTAAAGGAGACTTCTGTAGCGGGGTACATAGGGCTGCAGGATTTGACCAAGGGCGGCGATATCATCAAGAGCCGTACTTATTCTGCATTTATGCCTCTGATTGCAGTGGCCATTATTTATCTGGTTATGGTTATGATATTTTCATATCTCGTAAAATTACTGGAGAGGAGGCTGCACAGAAGTGAGCATTGATAGAATGGAAAAACCCCTGATTCAGGTACAGAACCTGGGTAAAAAGTTTGGTGAGGCAGAAGTGCTTAAGGACATTTCCGTCGATATTTATAAAGGGGATGTGGTATGCGTCATTGGGCCTTCCGGTTCAGGAAAGAGTACATTTCTCCGCTGTTTAAACCGTCTGGAAGAACCAACCGGGGGACATATCCTGTTTGAAGGCGTGGACATTGTGGATAAGAAAACCGACATTGATAAGCACCGTCAGAAGATGGGAATGGTGTTCCAGCAGTTTAACCTGTTTCCCCATATGACTATTTTAAAGAATTTGACCCTTGCGCCCATAAAGCTTCAGGGACGCAGCAGAAAGGAAGCGGAAGAACAGGCCTTAGGGCTGCTTCATAAGGTGGGTCTTGCCGATCGGGCGGATTCCTATCCCAATCAGCTGTCCGGCGGGCAGAAGCAGCGTATTGCCATTGTCCGCGCCCTGTGCATGAATCCTGATGTAATGCTGTTTGACGAACCAACCTCTGCTCTTGATCCTGAGATGGTTGGTGAGGTCTTAAATGTAATGCGGGAGTTGGCCGAAGAGCGGATGACCATGGTCGTGGTCACTCATGAAATGGGCTTTGCCAGGGAAGTGGCAACCCGGGTGATGTTCATGGATGGCGGCTATTTCCTGGAAGAAAATGAACCGAATGAATTTTTTGCTAATCCGCAAAATGACAGACTGAAACTTTTTTTAAGTAAAGTGCTTTAAAAACAAAAGTTGCTGTAAAATCAACTGATAGAGATTTCATCAGTTGATTTTACAGCATTAATTTTATCTTCTTTTTTCACTTCTTGCTTCTGCTTCCCGTATGCTGTATTTTCTTTTTACCGTTATGGCTTTACTAACTATTTGAATCCTATTGGATGTGCTTGATTATAATAAGTTAATTTCATTGTTGTCGAATTTTATATAAAAATGTCTGAATTATTGCGATGAAAAAATAAATTAACAGTTTATATTTTGGAAAAATTTCTTTATTATATTAGTAGATACTAATCAATCCAATTAACCCAAGTAGAATAGAAAGGAGACTCAATATGAAACAAAACCGTAAAAAGAATGTATTACTTTCAACAGCGCTTATACTTGCGCTGGGGACAAGCAGTTACGCCACAATACCTGTCTGTGCCGTAGGCAATGAAAAAGCTGTTGAATACACAAAGGACAGCGGTAGACTCAAAAACGTTATGTATTATGGAGACTGGTCGATTTGGGGAGGGCAGGGGAATTTTTATCCCAAAGGGATTCCAATGGATCAGCTTACCCATTTGAACTTCGCATTTCTGGATTTCAATTCAAATGGGGATCTGGTATTCACTGACAAAGACGCAGCAGTTGGTGCACCCGTAGGCATGGAAGGCGCACAATGGGACGCACCGGGGTCCGGTATTTTGTCTGCCCTGCAGGATTTAAGAGCGCAATATCCTAATGTCAGGATTGGAGTTTCCATTGGTGGTTGGTCTAAGTCAGGAGATTTCTCAACAGTTGCCGCTAATCCGGCAGTCCGGCAAAACTTTGTTAATAATGTAATGAAGTTTATCCGTTACACGAATATGGACTTTGTGGACATAGACTGGGAATATCCTACGTCTGTCCGCCAGCCTGATTTGGTAGATAACAAAAATGATGAAGGGACTCCTTTCGCCATACCGGCGGATAAGCAGAACTACATCACTTTACTGCAGGATTTAAGGGAAGCTTTGAATGAACAGGGTAAAGAATTAGGCAGAGTGTACGAGCTTTCAGTGGCTTTGCCTGCTTCCAGAACTCTTTTAGAAGCAGGAATTGACATTCCCGCCTTATTTAACATCGTAGATTTTGCCAATGTCATGACCTATGACCTCCACGGTGCCTGGGATACACTCAGCGGACATCACACTGGCCTTTATACGAACCCCAATGACCCAGCAGAAGGTGAAGGACTGTCTGTAGACGCTTCCATACAGTATCTGCTGTCCGAGGGAGCTTTGGCGGATAAGATCGTAGTTGGCAGCGCTTTTTATACCCGGGGTTGGGAACGGGTATTAAATGACGGTCCGGATCAGAATCTTCCCGGACTGTTCGGCAGTGCCGAACAGGTGACAAAAGACGCAGATCAAACGCCCAGCAGAGGTGCGAAAAATGAAATTGCCATCGCTTCCGGAGATGGGGGACGCAGCAGCGGCGTATGGTCTTATCGTAATCTGGACAGTTTAAAAACAGCTTATCCGGGATTGAAAGAGTACTGGGATGACTATGCAAAAGCGCCTTATCTTTACAATGAACAGACGGGAGCATTTTTTACCTATGATAATATAAAGTCAATTCAGGAAAAAACCGCCTACGTAAAGAACCATAACCTGGGTGGAATCATAAGCTGGATGGCTTCGCAGGACGCGGAAAAGACCACAGGAAAACGGGATAAACTGACAAGTGCAATAAAAGAAGGTCTGTTTGGTTACGCAAAGCTTCCAGAGTATACTCTTTCCGAGCCAGAACTTAACGTAACCGCAACTATAAGAACATACAATGATTATGGCGCCAAGGGCTACGAAATAACAATCACAAACAATGAAACTTCTGACGAGAGTAATGCTGTACTGGCAGCTACGGAACTGTCTTATGAAACAGTTAAAAACCCAAGAGTCTATATTTCCACTTACAGTGGGGCTGTTTTATCCAGTGGCGGATACGGTTCTGGCAGCGTAACAATGAAGGATGGCGTTGCAATTGCTGATTTGTCCAGTGTTTACGATTATAAGAATTTAAAACAAGGTCATGCGGCAACATTCAAAATCAGTACCAATGGAATTGCAGATATAAACGATATCAAATCAATAGAAATATCTCAGCGTATCGTTCCTTCCAGTGTAGAAATCAGCCGTCAGAAACTATACGAAGGCACAGGAGCAGTGAGTCCCGGTACCGAGCCAGTGACCGAGCCAGTGACCGAGCCAGTGACCGAGCCAGTGACCGAACCGGAAACAGACATAGATACTGGTACAATCAGCCAATACTCTTCTGAGACAATCTACGTACAAGGAGATTTGGTAAGGTACAACGGAAACATTTACAAGGCAAAATGGTGGACGCAGGGAGACATACCCGGAGCAGAACAATGGGGACCTTGGGAATTAGTGCAGCAATAACAGAATTTCCTTTTTTCATTTTTTGAGTATAGTAGAAGGTGCTGAAAAATAGCTAAGTCATGGCTGTTTTCGGCACCTTCCTCTATGATAAACAAAAATAGAACTGGTGCAGGTTGTATTAAATAATCAAATCAGGAGTTGGCTGCAGAATTATTCAAATGAGCGGAAATGCCTGAGGAAAATCCGGCTATCATAGAAAAGTGATAAAACTACAAAAAAAACATAGAAAAGTATACCCTTCTATATCAGTAATGCAAAAAGATATGGAAGGGTATTTTGAATTTGTATAAAAAAATCCTATAATAAACGATCAATTATTGGTATTTTTCAACAAAGACAAATTGTGTTAAAATAAAAACAAGAGTGTTAAAAAAATAACTTGAAAGGGGTAACAAAGGATGGGTTCTTATGTTCAGACGTTGGTTGAGCGGTCCAGAAAAGCACAGGAGATACTGGCTACTTATGACCAGGCTAAAACAGATGAGATTGTAAAGATGTTCGCAAAAGTGGTTTTCGACCATGCAGAGCCTTTGGCAAAACTGGCTGTGGAGGAAAGCCGCATGGGAGTTTATGAAGACAAGATTATGAAAAACAAGGGGAAATCCAGGATTATCTGGAATGCGATGAAAGGCAGGAAATCTGTTGGGATCATCGGAAAAAACGAAGAGGCAGGAATCATTGAGTTGGCAAAGCCAATGGGCATCATTGCGGCAGCCACTCCCTGTACGAATCCGGTGGTCACGCCCATGTGCAATGCCATGTTTGCTGTTAAATGCCAAAATACCATTATCATTGCTCCTCATCCCAGAGGCAGGAAATGCGCGGCAGCGGTAGCGGACCTGTATTATAAGGAATTAGACCGTATGGGCGTGCCGAGAGATATCTTTCTTGTTATGGAGGAGCCCAGTGTAGAACTGACCACAGAACTTATGGCAGCCTGTGACGCAGTGATAGCCACCGGCGGTATGGCAATGGTGAAGTCTGCTTATTCCAGCGGAAAGCCCAGCTATGGCGTTGGTCCGGGCAATGTACAGGGATTGATTGATGAAGGAATCGATTACAAAGCAGCAGCAGGCCGCATGATTGCCAGCCGTATCTTTGACAATGGAATCATCTGCTCCGGCACTCAGAGCATTATCGCCCCTGAGAAGGATTATGATAAGATCATGAAGGAGTTTGAAGACCAGGGCGCATATTTTATTGACGATCCGGCCGTAACTTCCAAGCTGGCGGAAGTGGTGTTCCCGGGCGGAAACATCAGTAAGCATGTGGTGGGCCAGTCGGTGCAGGCCATTGCAGGGCTGGCAGGGATTTCCATACCTGAGGACAGGAAGGTGATTGTTGTCAAACCGGAAAAATATGGAGCAGGAGTTGTGTGGAGCAAGGAGAAAATGTGTCCCATAATGGCTGCTTACAGCTACAAAACCTGGGAGGAAGCCGTAGACATTGCTTATGAGAACCTGTTGGTAGAAGGGGAAGGTCATTCTGCTGATATTCAGTCGGATAATCGGGAGCACGTCGAATATGCAGGTGTGAAGCTTCCTGTAAGCCGGGTAATGGTGAACCAGACCAGTTCCAGCATGGCAGGCGGGGCTTTTGCCAATTCCTTAAATCCTACCACCACTTTAGGCTGCGGAAGCTGGGGCAATAACGCCATCAGTGAAAACCTGTTTTATACCCATCTGATGAATAAGAGCAGGATCGTTCTGATTAAGAAGAACTGGAAACAGCCGTCGGATGAAGAGATTTTTTCATAGGGAGAGCGGACATGACAGAATTAATATTAAATACACAGATCTCTTACTACGATACCTGCGCTGAATTCGCAAAAGAATTTAAACTAGGAAGAGGCGATCTGGTATTGACCAATGAATACATATACAATCCCTGTTTTGGAAATCTGGGGCTGGAAGTGGAGACGATTTTCCAGGAAGAGTACGGCAGCGGAGAACCTACGGACATTATGGTGGACCAGATCCTGGAAGCAGCAGAGAGAATGGATTGCCAGAGGATCATTGCCATAGGAGGCGGTACGGTCATCGACATAGCCAAAGTTCTGGCTGTTTCGACAGGAGAATCTCTGGATTCCCTGTATGAGGCGCCGGCTTCTGCGAAAAAGAGAAGGAAGCTGGTGATTCTTCCCACTACCTGCGGTACGGGCAGTGAGGTGACCAATATTTCCATTATCAACAGGACCAGGCTGGGAACGAAAATGGGCCTTGTATCTCCCGCTATGTATGCGGATGATGCGGTGCTGGTTCCGGAGCTTTTAAACGGACTTCCCTTTGGCGTATTTGCAGCCAGTTCCATTGACGCTCTGGTCCACGCTGTGGAATCCAGCTTATCTCCCAAGGCTACACCTTATACCAAGCTGTTCGGATACAAGGCCATTGAAATGATCATTAAGGGGTATCAGAAAATAGCGGCTGAGGGAAGGGAAGAATTAAAACCCCTTATGAAAGATTTCCTTATTGCCAGTAATTATGCGGGGATTGCTTTTGGGACCGCCGGATGTGCGGCAGTCCATGCCACCAGCTATCCTCTTGGAGGCAGCTATCACGTGGCTCATGGGGAAAGCAATTATGCCATGTTTACCGGAGTGTTAAAAAACTATATGGAAATACGCAGAGACGGGGAAATAGCAGTCTTAAACCAGCGTCTTTCCAGACTTTTGGGCTGTGGGGAAGAAGAGGTCTATGACAAGCTGGATGAACTTCTGGGAACGGTCCTTCCTAAGAAGTCCCTCCATGAATACGGCGTAAAGCCGGAGGAGCTTCCGGTGTTTGCAAAGAGCGTTATGGAGCGTCAGGGGAGGCTTATGGCCAACAATTTTGTACCCCTGGACGAAGAGAGGGTTTTAAAAATCTACAGGGAACTATATTGATTTTGAATTAAAAAGGGGGAAATAGCAATGGCATTGATGACAGGGGAAGAGTATGTAGAAAGCATACGCAAAATGAAACTGAATGTTTATATGTTCGGAGAGAAAATTGAAAATCCGGTTGATAACCCGATTTTACGGCCATCTCTTAATTCGGTAAAGGCGACCTATGATTTGGCGCAGATGCCGGAACATGAGGATCTGATGACTGTGACCTTGGAGGATGGCCGGAAGATCAACCGTTTTGCCAATATTCACAGGAATACGGATGATTTAATAAAAAAAGTAAAGATGCAGAGGCTCTGCGGCCAGAAGACAGCAGCCTGTTTTCAGCGGTGTGTGGGAATGGATGCATTTAATGCAGTATGGTCCACCACCTATGAGATTGATAAGGAGTACTCCACCCATTACCATGAGAATTTTAAGAATTACCTCCGCATGGTACAGGACAATGATTATACGGTGGATGGCGCAATGACCGACCCAAAGGGCGACAGAAGCCTGGCCCCTCATGCTCAGCCTGATCTGGATATGTATCTCCGGGTGGTGGAGCGGCGTGAGGATGGGATCGTAGTCAGAGGGGCAAAGGCCCACCAGACGGGTATTATCAATTCCCAGGAAGTAATTGTCATGCCTACCGTAGCCATGGGACCGGACGATAAGGATTTTGCCGTATCGTTTGCTGTGCCGACGGACGCAGAAGGAATTACCATGATAATCGGAAGGCAGTCCTGCGATACCAGAAAGCTGGAAGGCTCTTCCATGGATGTGGGGAACAGTGAATTCGGAGGCGTGGAAGCCCTGGTTGTGTTTGACGATGTGTTTGTACCCAATGACAGGATTTTCTTAAATGGGGAGCATGAGTTTGCCGGTATGCTGGTGGAACGCTTTGCAGGCTATCACAGGCAGTCCTATGGCGGCTGCAAGGTGGGCGTGGGAGATGTTCTGATCGGAGCCGCTGCCCTGGCTGCGGATTATAACGGAGTGCCGAAAGTCTCCCACATTAAGGATAAACTGATTGAAATGGTCCATTTAAATGAAACTCTCTATTGCTGCGGAATTGCCTGTTCTGCGGAAGGCAGTCCTACGGAGTCAGGAAACTATCTGATCGATCTTTTGCTTGCCAACGTATGCAAGCAGAATGTTACCAGATACCCCTATGAGATCGCGCGGCTGGCGGAAGACATTGCAGGGGGCATTATGGTGACCGCGCCTTCTGAAAAGGATTTAAGAAGCCCGGTGGTCGGCCCGATGGTGGAGAAATACTTAAAGGGAGTAGATGGAGTTTCTACAGAAAACCGCCTAAAGGTTCTGCGCCTGATCGAGAATCTGACCCTTGGAACAGCAGCAGTGGGTTACCGGACAGAATCCATGCATGGAGCCGGTTCTCCACAGGCACAGAGGATCATGATTTCCCGCCAGGGTAACATTGGAAAGAAGAAACAGCTTGCAAAAGAGATTGCAAAGATCCGGGATTAAGACGGGGTTTAAATGGATTTAACAGGGAGGATTGGGAGGATGAATTGGAAAGAACTGTATTTGTCAAAGCTTAAGACTGCGGAAGAGGCAGTGAAGATCATTAAGTCCGGAGACCGGGTGGTAATCGGCCATGCGGTGGGAGAGCCGGTGAAACTGGTAGATGCCATGGTGGACTATGCTGTAAAAATGGATTTGAGAGATATTGAGATCAACCAGCAGATCGATATGGGGCATTCACTTTATGCCCGGCCGGGAATGGAAAAACATTTCAGGCAGAACAGCTTTTTTCTGGGAGCCAATACCAGAGACTGTGTCAACAGCGGCCGGGGAGATTTTACGCCCTGTTTCTTTTACCAGATACCGGAATTGTTCCGCTCTTCTTTAAAGCCGGATGTGCTTCTGGCAACCTTTTCCCTGCCGGATGAGCACGGGTACTGCAGCTTTGGTGTAGCCTGTGATTATACCAAGCCGGCCGCGGAGATTGAGAGTGTAAAGGTGATTGGGGTATTAAACTCCACCATGCCAAGGACTCACGGAGACTGCTTTATACATATCAGTGACATTGACGTGATCGTGGAAGACGATACGCCGGTAACGCAGCTGCCCATTCCTGAGAGCGGTGACGTGGAACTGGCTAT
The nucleotide sequence above comes from Lacrimispora sp. BS-2. Encoded proteins:
- a CDS encoding aldehyde dehydrogenase family protein, encoding MGSYVQTLVERSRKAQEILATYDQAKTDEIVKMFAKVVFDHAEPLAKLAVEESRMGVYEDKIMKNKGKSRIIWNAMKGRKSVGIIGKNEEAGIIELAKPMGIIAAATPCTNPVVTPMCNAMFAVKCQNTIIIAPHPRGRKCAAAVADLYYKELDRMGVPRDIFLVMEEPSVELTTELMAACDAVIATGGMAMVKSAYSSGKPSYGVGPGNVQGLIDEGIDYKAAAGRMIASRIFDNGIICSGTQSIIAPEKDYDKIMKEFEDQGAYFIDDPAVTSKLAEVVFPGGNISKHVVGQSVQAIAGLAGISIPEDRKVIVVKPEKYGAGVVWSKEKMCPIMAAYSYKTWEEAVDIAYENLLVEGEGHSADIQSDNREHVEYAGVKLPVSRVMVNQTSSSMAGGAFANSLNPTTTLGCGSWGNNAISENLFYTHLMNKSRIVLIKKNWKQPSDEEIFS
- a CDS encoding 4-hydroxybutyrate dehydrogenase produces the protein MTELILNTQISYYDTCAEFAKEFKLGRGDLVLTNEYIYNPCFGNLGLEVETIFQEEYGSGEPTDIMVDQILEAAERMDCQRIIAIGGGTVIDIAKVLAVSTGESLDSLYEAPASAKKRRKLVILPTTCGTGSEVTNISIINRTRLGTKMGLVSPAMYADDAVLVPELLNGLPFGVFAASSIDALVHAVESSLSPKATPYTKLFGYKAIEMIIKGYQKIAAEGREELKPLMKDFLIASNYAGIAFGTAGCAAVHATSYPLGGSYHVAHGESNYAMFTGVLKNYMEIRRDGEIAVLNQRLSRLLGCGEEEVYDKLDELLGTVLPKKSLHEYGVKPEELPVFAKSVMERQGRLMANNFVPLDEERVLKIYRELY
- a CDS encoding 4-hydroxyphenylacetate 3-hydroxylase family protein, encoding MALMTGEEYVESIRKMKLNVYMFGEKIENPVDNPILRPSLNSVKATYDLAQMPEHEDLMTVTLEDGRKINRFANIHRNTDDLIKKVKMQRLCGQKTAACFQRCVGMDAFNAVWSTTYEIDKEYSTHYHENFKNYLRMVQDNDYTVDGAMTDPKGDRSLAPHAQPDLDMYLRVVERREDGIVVRGAKAHQTGIINSQEVIVMPTVAMGPDDKDFAVSFAVPTDAEGITMIIGRQSCDTRKLEGSSMDVGNSEFGGVEALVVFDDVFVPNDRIFLNGEHEFAGMLVERFAGYHRQSYGGCKVGVGDVLIGAAALAADYNGVPKVSHIKDKLIEMVHLNETLYCCGIACSAEGSPTESGNYLIDLLLANVCKQNVTRYPYEIARLAEDIAGGIMVTAPSEKDLRSPVVGPMVEKYLKGVDGVSTENRLKVLRLIENLTLGTAAVGYRTESMHGAGSPQAQRIMISRQGNIGKKKQLAKEIAKIRD